A stretch of DNA from Caretta caretta isolate rCarCar2 chromosome 24, rCarCar1.hap1, whole genome shotgun sequence:
catggagcaggtcctcaaggaatccattctgaagcacttagaggagaggaaagtgatcaggaacagtcagcatggattcaagggcaagtcatgcctgagtaACCTAAttccttctatgacgagataattggctctgtggatgtggggaaagcagtggacgtgttattccttgactttagcaaagcttttgttatggtcacccacagtattcttgccagcaagttaaagaagtataggctggatgaatggactataaagtggatagaaagctggctagatcatcgggctcagtgcatagtgatcaatggctccatgtctagttggcagacggtatcaagtggagtaccccaagggttggtcctggggctggttttgttcaatatcttcattaacgatctggaggatggtgtggattgcaccctcagcaagtttgcagatgacactaaactgggaggagtggtagatatgctggagggtagggataggatacagagggccctagacaaattagaggattgtgccaaaagaaatctgatgaggttcaacaaggacaagtgcagagtcctgcatttaggacagaagaatcccatgcactgctacggactagggaccgagtggctaggcagcagttctgcagaaaaggacctagaggtgacagtggacgagaagctggatatgagtcaacagtgtgctcttgttgcccagaaagccaatgacattttggactgtataagtaggagcattgccagcagattgagggaagtgattattaccctctattcagcactgatgaggtcacatctggagtattgtatccagttttgggtcccccactacagaagggatgtggacaaattggagagagtccagcggagggcaacaaaaatgatcagggggctggcgcacatgacttatgaggagagactgagggaactgggcttgtttagtctgcagaagagaagagtgaggggggatttgatagcagccttcaactacctgaaatggggttccaaagaggatggagtttggctcttctgaatcatagaatcatagaatcatagactatcagggttggaagggaccccagaaggtcatctagtccaaccccctgctcaaagcaggaccaattcccagttaaatcattgattctgagtggtggcagatgacagaacaaggagcaatggtctcaagttgcagtgggggcagtttaggttggatattaggaaacaccatttcatagggagggtggtgaagcactgcaatgggttccctagggaggtggtggaatctccatccatagaggtttttaaggtcaggcttgacaaagccctgactgggatgatttagttagggttggtcctgctttgagcagggggtgggactagatgacctcctgaggtctcttccaaccctgatcttctattaTTCTATGTAAGCTGCCCACACATCTCTCTCTGCCACTAACCAACAGGGCACATGAATATTATCGAGCAGACAGGCAGCTCGCAGTGACGCTGGAGGCTGGGCCATGATTTCCTTCctcagctgctgcttctggctcCCAATGCTGGCCATGAAAACAGGTAACGGAAATTTCCTTGGAATCACATTTTCCTTACAGaaaccccacagccagagcctgaaccttgctccccacagcgccccctggtgggGTGGGAATGGCTGGGAGCTCCCCCTACAgccaacacccctgccccactccccacagcgccccctgctgggccaggccagggctggagtaACTGGGAGCTCCCTCCACAGCCAGTGTCCTGACCTGCTCCCCAtcgcgccccctgctgggccagactggggctggagtagctggAAGGCTCCCCCACATCCAGCACTCCCACCCAGTTCCCCACAGCGTCCCCTGATGGGAGAGGCTGGGACCAGAGTAACTGGGAGCGCCGTGCATCGCCCCCTGTTGGGTGAGGCTGGCACTTCTCACACACAATCCAGACCTCACTAACGCCTGTGCTttctgctctgtgcagtgcagtTGGAATCAGACGTTGTAGCTCATTTTGGGGGGGACGTCACGCTGAGCTGCCTCTTCCCATCTCAGCCCGGGATGAACCTCCAGGACGTGACTCTCACCTGGCAGAAGGaacaggagggggcagaggcccTGGTGGTTCATAGTCACTATTACGGGAAGGACCAGCTGGCGAGACAGGACGAGGTTTATAGGAACCAGACCCACCTGGATCCAGAGGGGCTGGCCCGGGGGAACGCGTCCCTGATGCTGAGGGGTGTCTGCATCCAGGATGAGGGCATCTATCTCTGCCATGTCACCTCGGAGCTGGGCTGGACGGCTGAGCGCAGGGAGCTGAGAGTGGGAGGTTAGTGCTGGGGACGCTGCATCCCGAGAAGGGTCTGGCTAACATGATGTGGCTGACTGCTTGACTTATCTTATATAGTACAATGTCCTTTCTCTGCCTGATAAGTCATTTGCctccctaatcctgtcttccaaagaaTGAGCTGCCTCTCCCCCTTATTAATTACTCATGATGGACCAGGTCTCAGCTACACTGGCATTGCTGTGTTACTGTGGCTGGTTCTTTCGCTTagccagctgcagtgcagggggTTAGATCTCCAGGTCATGGGTTCAAGCCCCAGAGAGAACCTGACATGGTCGTCATTAAATACCTTCCCCACTGGCAAGGGAGGACTCATTGCTAACCTGTGACATCCTGCAGCTGGGTCTACCGGGTTAATCCCACGTGCTGGGAGGGTgaatcccagagctggggacctcagagctgggctggaatCTCTCTGCACTGAGGCTGCCTTGCATGTCCCAGCTGCTAACTCCTAAAGGCACCTTCAGTGAGCCCTGCTCCAGAGTGGACTCAATCTGGATTCGTGACCCAGGCCAGGACCCAGCCCAGTTCTGAGACCCCTCCCTAAATTGCCCCCACATttcttccccccagccctgttcAGCAATTGAAGGTGAAAAACTCCAGAGACATGGGAAAGTGTTTTTCCTTTCAGCACCCTACAGTGAGCCTCATCTGACCCTTGACCTCTCGTTTCGACTGGGCCACAGCCTCTTGACCTTCAGCTCAGGGGGCGGGTACCCCCGGGCAAGCGTGGCTTGGAGGGACGGGATGGGAATCAACCTGACAGAGCTCAGCTGTACCATAGAGTCCATGGATGCCCAGGGCCTTTATACCCTGCACAGCGAGCTGGTCGTGCCCGTGGGGCAGAGCACCAACCTCACCGTGTTCCTGGTGACAGCACATGGATTGGAGACCCCCATGCAGCACGTCACAGTGGCAGCAGGGCCTggtgagtgggggaaggggggtgggaattGTCCAGCCGGTGCAGGGCTCTGCCCCACAGCGTGACGCGGGGAGGGGATTAGTGGGTGAGCAGTTATTTAACCCATTGTCGTTCCCCAGTGGCAGAGCGGGGTATTGCCGCTCAGCAGCCCCGAGTTTGGGCTTTGCCATGATGGCCCAGGTGGGAGGGCAACACACTGAGCCTGGGAAGCTCGCTCCGGCTCTCAGGCCCTGTTCACAGGAAGCTCTGGGCTCTCTCTTGCAGGGCAGAGATGCAGCCATGTCTGGCTGCTGGTGGCCTGTCTGGGTGCCGTGACCCTGTCCGTGATAGTGGCTGCAGGGATCCTTTGCCCTCCCAGCCGTGGGACTTGCAGACGCTGCTCAGAGAGTCGCTTCGCCAGGACGAGGGATGTGGAGGATCCTTCACCCCaaagccagctgggccctggcacctgCCCAGCCATGGGTACACCCACCACCGCCCTCAGGGCTGATCTCCCGGCGGCTCCCTCGGGCCACCTTCATGCCAAGGCTCTGTAGCCGGGAGCTAGGGGTCTCTAGACCCAACGGCCGCACTTCATAGCAAGGACAGCACAGTTCAATGGTCAGCACAGAGCCGCTGCACCAGGGCTTGGCTTTCTGAGCCTGTAAGGGGATGGTTGCCCCTCCCAGACACTTAGTGGGGGGTTGGTTGGCCCCTTTCCCAGCACCAAAAAAAAGGGGAAGGGCTGGTGAGAAACCAGGACTCTGAGATCGACAGTCGCCAGGGCCAGTGGGGAGAGGCCAACGCTCAGGTCCGCCTGATTGACACGGCAGGCAGGCCAATGAGGGAGTCCGGAGGCCAGGGGGTCCCATCCTCTGCATGAGCCAGAGCTGCCTGTGcgtgaggggaggaggaaggggagacttGGGGGTGGATTGtggagagctgggctgggggctggggcaaaaGGCTGGGAGACCCTAGGAAGGGGGTTTGGAATCCCAGCAAGGGAGCTGGGTGACCCAGGCTGGGTGGACAGAGGAAGAAGAGGGTAGGGAGAAGCTGGTGGGGATCCGGAGAGGATggcaggggcagagagcaggagggCTCAACTGAGGAATTAAGGCTGGCCCAGGCCTAGGATGGGCAGAGCCCAGgacagaggggtggggtgtg
This window harbors:
- the LOC142069997 gene encoding CD276 antigen-like — encoded protein: MISFLSCCFWLPMLAMKTVQLESDVVAHFGGDVTLSCLFPSQPGMNLQDVTLTWQKEQEGAEALVVHSHYYGKDQLARQDEVYRNQTHLDPEGLARGNASLMLRGVCIQDEGIYLCHVTSELGWTAERRELRVGAPYSEPHLTLDLSFRLGHSLLTFSSGGGYPRASVAWRDGMGINLTELSCTIESMDAQGLYTLHSELVVPVGQSTNLTVFLVTAHGLETPMQHVTVAAGPGQRCSHVWLLVACLGAVTLSVIVAAGILCPPSRGTCRRCSESRFARTRDVEDPSPQSQLGPGTCPAMGTPTTALRADLPAAPSGHLHAKAL